The Georgenia faecalis genome includes a window with the following:
- a CDS encoding alpha-mannosidase gives MIGNAHLDPVWLWPWQEGYQEARATFWSVIHRMEEYPDFVFTCDQVVLLSWVEESDPELFARIRERVAEGRWQMVGGWWVEPDCNMPMGESFVRQGLYGQRYLREKLGVTATVGMNVDPFGHNAMLPQILRGQGMDSYCFLRPGPHETSLRGTAFWWEAPDGSRVLGYRIPFEYGSSAGEVSGQTEKAIGQLDPDLTDVMVFYGVGNHGGGPTKANIESIYRYDRMGTFGRMIMSSPRQYVDTLTERLGEEGLAALPVWRDDLQHHAPGCYSAHSGIKAWQRRAQAAALSAERWAAVVAVGAGVDYPREDLGRAWKQVLFNQFHDVLPGSAIETAYDDARDQLGEAVAIAKRAITRAHNVIASRVDIPLEEGSQPVLVFNPHPWPVRADVELQYGVQPTGVHVVDGDGATTPSQRTQSVATMSDKGRGATVFRAEVPALGYRLYRLRGGAAPAGAPWSGAAPSPLSASETVLENDVLRMEIDPVTGWLRSLLDKRTGADLVAGARGEHTQVCEDPTDTWGHRVVSYAWPGEAMRTVRVVLREAGPLRARLLVEREWGRSTLVEEFLLDHDADAVEVRVRLDWREQAHLLKLRFPTALTDARATYEIPFGAIERPVDGAEEPAQTWVDLTGRAAAGRKRVPAGLAVVNTAKHGFDVLPGGDGRAGDGGAGTAGGPDAPSIGMTAVRSPVYSWHDPRLLDPEGVYTYQDQGVQQFRYLLVPHGGDWREADLMRRSAELGSPVRAMLESFHDGSLPDRLSFASDGGGQVVVTAVKGSEDDGAAGPDLVVRAVEMSGRPARARIELPLVGRVLEADFGASQIRTFRVPADPASAVTEVDLVEWPLAAPAGVSAEPLGAGPLVLGRAAVGQAGDRGASDAVEPAEQMSPHREGLPTDG, from the coding sequence ATGATCGGCAACGCACACCTCGACCCCGTCTGGCTGTGGCCCTGGCAGGAGGGCTACCAGGAGGCCCGGGCCACCTTCTGGTCGGTCATCCACCGGATGGAGGAGTACCCCGACTTCGTCTTCACCTGCGACCAGGTGGTCCTCCTCAGCTGGGTCGAGGAGTCCGACCCCGAGCTCTTCGCCCGCATCCGCGAGCGCGTCGCCGAGGGGCGCTGGCAGATGGTCGGCGGCTGGTGGGTGGAGCCGGACTGCAACATGCCCATGGGGGAGTCGTTCGTCCGTCAGGGGCTGTACGGCCAGCGGTACCTGCGCGAGAAGCTCGGCGTCACCGCCACCGTGGGGATGAACGTCGACCCCTTCGGGCACAACGCGATGCTCCCGCAGATCCTCCGCGGCCAGGGGATGGACTCCTACTGCTTCCTGCGCCCGGGGCCCCACGAGACCTCGCTGCGCGGCACCGCGTTCTGGTGGGAGGCGCCCGACGGCTCGCGCGTGCTCGGCTACCGCATCCCCTTCGAGTACGGCAGCTCCGCCGGGGAGGTCTCCGGCCAGACGGAGAAGGCCATCGGCCAGCTCGACCCCGACCTCACCGACGTCATGGTCTTCTACGGCGTCGGCAACCACGGCGGCGGGCCGACCAAGGCGAACATCGAGTCGATCTACCGGTACGACCGCATGGGCACCTTCGGGCGGATGATCATGTCCTCGCCCCGGCAGTACGTCGACACCCTCACCGAGCGCCTCGGCGAGGAGGGCCTGGCCGCCCTGCCCGTCTGGCGCGACGACCTCCAGCACCACGCCCCCGGCTGCTACTCCGCGCACTCCGGTATCAAGGCCTGGCAGCGGCGCGCGCAGGCCGCAGCCCTGTCCGCCGAGCGCTGGGCGGCCGTCGTCGCCGTCGGCGCGGGCGTGGACTACCCGCGCGAGGACCTCGGCCGGGCCTGGAAGCAGGTCCTGTTCAACCAGTTCCACGACGTCCTGCCGGGCTCGGCGATCGAGACCGCCTACGACGACGCCCGCGACCAGCTCGGCGAGGCGGTGGCCATCGCCAAGCGCGCCATCACCCGCGCGCACAACGTCATCGCCAGCCGCGTCGACATCCCGCTGGAGGAGGGCAGCCAGCCCGTCCTCGTCTTCAACCCCCACCCGTGGCCGGTGCGGGCCGACGTCGAGCTCCAGTACGGCGTGCAGCCCACGGGGGTGCACGTCGTCGACGGCGACGGCGCCACGACGCCGTCCCAGCGCACCCAGTCCGTGGCGACGATGAGCGACAAGGGCCGCGGCGCGACGGTGTTCCGGGCCGAGGTGCCCGCGCTCGGGTACCGGCTCTACCGCCTGCGCGGCGGGGCGGCCCCGGCCGGGGCGCCGTGGAGCGGGGCGGCGCCGTCGCCGCTGTCGGCGAGCGAGACGGTCCTCGAGAACGACGTCCTGCGGATGGAGATCGACCCGGTCACCGGGTGGCTGAGGTCGCTGCTCGACAAGCGCACCGGCGCCGACCTCGTCGCCGGGGCCCGGGGCGAGCACACCCAGGTGTGCGAGGACCCCACGGACACCTGGGGCCACCGCGTCGTCTCCTACGCGTGGCCCGGGGAGGCCATGCGCACCGTCCGGGTGGTCCTGCGCGAGGCCGGGCCGCTGCGGGCGCGCCTCCTCGTCGAGCGCGAGTGGGGCCGCTCGACCCTCGTCGAGGAGTTCCTCCTCGACCACGACGCCGACGCGGTCGAGGTCCGGGTGCGGCTCGACTGGCGCGAGCAGGCGCACCTGCTCAAGCTCCGCTTCCCCACGGCCCTCACCGACGCCCGCGCCACCTACGAGATCCCCTTCGGCGCGATCGAGCGCCCCGTCGACGGCGCCGAGGAGCCCGCGCAGACCTGGGTGGACCTCACCGGCCGCGCGGCGGCGGGCCGCAAGCGGGTGCCGGCGGGGCTCGCCGTCGTCAACACCGCCAAGCACGGGTTCGACGTCCTGCCCGGCGGGGACGGCCGGGCGGGCGACGGCGGGGCGGGGACGGCCGGGGGGCCCGACGCCCCGAGCATCGGGATGACCGCGGTCCGCAGCCCCGTCTACTCCTGGCACGACCCGCGCCTGCTGGACCCCGAGGGCGTCTACACCTATCAGGACCAGGGCGTGCAGCAGTTCCGCTACCTCCTCGTCCCGCACGGCGGCGACTGGCGGGAGGCGGACCTCATGCGCCGCTCCGCGGAGCTGGGCTCGCCGGTGCGCGCCATGCTCGAGAGCTTCCACGACGGTTCCCTGCCGGACCGCCTGAGCTTCGCCTCCGACGGCGGCGGCCAGGTGGTGGTCACGGCGGTCAAGGGCAGCGAGGACGACGGCGCCGCCGGGCCGGACCTCGTCGTCCGGGCGGTGGAGATGAGCGGACGCCCGGCGCGCGCCCGGATCGAGCTGCCCCTTGTGGGGCGGGTGCTCGAGGCGGACTTCGGTGCCAGCCAGATCCGCACGTTCCGGGTGCCCGCGGACCCGGCCTCGGCGGTGACGGAGGTCGACCTCGTCGAGTGGCCGCTGGCCGCGCCCGCCGGGGTGTCCGCCGAGCCGCTCGGTGCCGGGCCGCTCGTCCTCGGGCGCGCGGCCGTCGGGCAGGCGGGGGACCGCGGGGCGTCGGACGCCGTCGAGCCGGCCGAGCAGATGTCGCCGCACCGGGAGGGGCTGCCCACGGATGGGTGA